A genomic window from Bradyrhizobium lupini includes:
- the lpdA gene encoding dihydrolipoyl dehydrogenase yields the protein MAETSFDIIIIGSGPGGYVTAIRAAQLGFKVAIVEKSYLGGICLNWGCIPTKALLRSAEIYHYMQHAKDYGLSADNVSFDPKAVVQRSRGVSKRLNDGVGFLMKKNKVSVIWGAASIDAPGKVTVKKSDVEGPKGAPGEGTYQAKHIIVATGARPRVLPGLEPDKKLIWTYFEAMVPERMPKSLLVVGSGAIGIEFASFFHTMGSDVTVVEVLPQILPVEDAEIAGLARKRFEKQGIKILSSTKVTKLEKKADSVVATIDDGKGKPVTTEFERVISAVGVVGNIENLGLEKLGVKTDRGVIVIDGYGKTNIPGIYAIGDVAGPPMLAHKAEHEGVICVEAIKGLHPHAMDKNLIPGCTYCQPQVASVGLTEAKAKENGREIRVGRFPFVGNGKAIALGEDQGLVKVIFDKKTGQLLGAHMIGAEVTELIQGYVVAMNLETTEEELMHTVFPHPTLSEMMKEAVLDAYGRVLNI from the coding sequence ATGGCCGAGACATCCTTCGACATCATCATCATCGGCTCCGGTCCGGGCGGCTATGTCACCGCGATCCGCGCCGCCCAGCTCGGCTTCAAGGTCGCGATCGTCGAAAAATCCTATCTCGGCGGCATCTGCCTGAACTGGGGCTGCATCCCGACCAAGGCGCTGCTGCGCTCGGCCGAGATCTACCACTACATGCAGCACGCCAAGGATTACGGCCTGTCGGCCGATAACGTCTCGTTCGATCCGAAGGCGGTGGTGCAGCGCTCGCGCGGCGTCTCGAAGCGGCTGAACGACGGCGTCGGCTTCCTGATGAAGAAGAACAAGGTCAGCGTGATCTGGGGCGCGGCCTCGATCGACGCGCCCGGCAAAGTCACCGTGAAGAAGTCGGACGTCGAGGGCCCCAAGGGTGCGCCGGGCGAGGGAACGTATCAGGCCAAACACATTATCGTCGCGACCGGCGCGCGGCCGCGGGTGCTGCCGGGCCTCGAACCCGACAAGAAGCTGATCTGGACTTATTTCGAGGCGATGGTGCCGGAGCGGATGCCGAAATCGCTGCTGGTCGTCGGCTCCGGCGCGATCGGCATCGAGTTCGCCTCCTTCTTCCACACCATGGGCTCGGACGTCACCGTGGTCGAAGTGCTGCCGCAGATCCTGCCGGTGGAGGACGCCGAGATCGCCGGCCTGGCCCGCAAGCGTTTCGAGAAGCAGGGCATCAAGATCCTGTCCTCGACCAAGGTGACCAAGCTCGAGAAGAAGGCCGACAGCGTCGTCGCTACCATTGACGACGGCAAGGGCAAGCCTGTGACGACCGAGTTCGAGCGTGTGATCTCGGCGGTCGGCGTCGTCGGCAACATCGAGAACCTTGGACTCGAGAAGCTCGGCGTGAAAACGGATCGCGGCGTCATCGTGATCGACGGCTACGGCAAGACCAACATCCCCGGCATCTATGCCATCGGCGATGTCGCGGGGCCGCCGATGCTGGCTCACAAGGCCGAACATGAAGGCGTGATCTGCGTCGAGGCGATCAAGGGCCTGCATCCGCACGCCATGGACAAGAACCTGATCCCGGGCTGCACCTATTGTCAGCCGCAGGTGGCCTCCGTCGGCCTCACCGAAGCCAAGGCCAAGGAGAACGGCCGCGAGATCCGCGTCGGCCGCTTCCCCTTCGTCGGCAACGGCAAGGCCATCGCGCTCGGCGAGGACCAGGGCTTGGTCAAGGTGATCTTCGACAAGAAGACCGGCCAGCTGCTTGGCGCCCACATGATCGGCGCGGAGGTCACCGAGCTGATCCAGGGCTACGTCGTCGCCATGAACCTTGAGACCACGGAAGAGGAGCTGATGCACACGGTGTTCCCGCATCCGACCCTGTCGGAGATGATGAAGGAAGCCGTGCTGGATGCGTATGGACGGGTGCTGAATATTTGA
- a CDS encoding threonine synthase has translation MQDNDNLTIERPTFVTHLECAMEGDHYAADQVHNLSKAGKPLLVRYDLAGVKTALTKDALAQRPADMWRYRELLPVRKCQDIVSLGEVTTPLIRLPKLGAKLLGGEIIVKDEGRLPTGSFKARGLVMAVSMGKALGIKHMAMPTNGNAGAALAAYATSCGIKTTIFCPADTPEVNVSEIELQGATVYRVNGYIDDCGKIVGEGKAKVGWFDTSTLKEPYRIEGKKTMGLELAEQLGWDVPDVIFYPTGGGTGLIGMWKAFDELEKIGFIGSKRPRMVAVQASGCAPMVRAYEAGTEHATRWEDAHTIASGIRVPQAIGDFLILRAVRQSNGFAIAVDDDKISSALSEVAREEGLLLCPEGAATYAAYKDSLADGRVSKSDRVMLFNCATGLKYPLPPVTRTLDRHKPIDYSQF, from the coding sequence ATGCAAGACAACGACAACCTCACCATCGAACGCCCGACCTTCGTCACCCATCTCGAATGCGCGATGGAGGGCGATCATTACGCCGCCGACCAGGTCCACAACCTCTCCAAGGCCGGCAAGCCGCTGCTGGTGCGCTACGACCTTGCCGGTGTGAAGACGGCACTGACGAAAGACGCGCTCGCCCAGCGCCCCGCCGACATGTGGCGCTACCGCGAGCTTTTGCCGGTGCGTAAATGTCAGGATATCGTCTCGCTCGGCGAGGTCACGACGCCGCTGATCCGGCTGCCCAAGCTCGGTGCAAAACTCCTCGGCGGCGAGATCATCGTCAAGGACGAGGGGCGCTTGCCGACCGGCTCGTTCAAGGCGCGCGGCCTCGTGATGGCGGTGTCGATGGGCAAGGCGCTCGGCATCAAGCATATGGCGATGCCGACCAACGGCAATGCCGGCGCGGCGCTCGCGGCTTATGCGACCTCCTGCGGCATCAAGACCACGATCTTCTGCCCGGCCGATACGCCGGAGGTGAACGTCAGCGAGATCGAGCTGCAGGGCGCCACCGTCTACCGCGTCAACGGCTATATCGACGATTGCGGCAAGATCGTCGGCGAGGGCAAGGCGAAAGTCGGCTGGTTCGACACCTCGACCTTGAAGGAGCCGTACCGCATCGAAGGCAAGAAGACGATGGGGCTCGAACTCGCCGAGCAGCTCGGCTGGGACGTGCCCGACGTGATCTTCTATCCGACCGGCGGCGGCACCGGCCTGATCGGCATGTGGAAGGCGTTCGACGAACTAGAGAAGATCGGCTTCATCGGCAGCAAGCGCCCGCGCATGGTCGCGGTGCAAGCCTCCGGCTGCGCGCCCATGGTGCGCGCCTATGAGGCCGGCACCGAGCATGCGACGCGCTGGGAGGACGCTCACACCATCGCGTCAGGCATTCGCGTGCCGCAGGCGATCGGCGACTTTCTCATTTTGCGCGCGGTGCGGCAGAGCAACGGTTTTGCCATTGCCGTCGACGACGACAAGATCTCGTCGGCGCTCAGCGAGGTCGCGCGCGAGGAGGGGCTGTTGCTCTGCCCCGAAGGTGCTGCCACCTACGCCGCCTACAAGGACAGCCTCGCCGACGGCCGCGTCAGCAAGTCCGACCGCGTGATGCTGTTCAATTGCGCCACAGGCCTGAAATACCCGCTGCCGCCGGTCACCCGCACGCTCGATCGTCATAAGCCGATCGACTATTCGCAGTTCTAG
- a CDS encoding response regulator transcription factor, giving the protein MSIPSAISVIDDDRSVRLATNNLLTSRGYTVNIFRSADEFLQSAELKTTSCVIADVQMSLMGGLELLTHMRSLGHHTPFIFMTAFPDDAVRDRALKAGAICFLAKPFSTPALLECLRMALSGSDQTET; this is encoded by the coding sequence TTGTCAATCCCCTCGGCCATTTCCGTCATCGACGATGATCGATCAGTCCGCCTTGCGACCAATAATCTGCTGACGTCGCGGGGATACACGGTCAACATCTTTCGCTCCGCTGACGAATTTCTTCAATCGGCCGAACTGAAGACGACGTCCTGCGTGATCGCGGATGTGCAGATGTCGTTGATGGGCGGCCTTGAGCTCTTGACGCACATGCGCAGCCTTGGTCACCACACGCCCTTCATTTTCATGACGGCTTTTCCCGACGATGCCGTGCGCGACCGCGCGCTGAAAGCGGGCGCTATCTGCTTTCTGGCGAAGCCGTTCTCCACGCCCGCTCTGCTTGAATGTCTGCGGATGGCCCTGTCCGGCTCCGATCAAACCGAGACGTGA
- a CDS encoding tripartite tricarboxylate transporter substrate binding protein BugD translates to MKAAWAALIAILAVAGAARADDYPSRPITIIVPFAAGGPSDAMARVLAERMRTSLGQPLVIENVTGAGGSIGVGRAVHSAPDGYTISFGHLGTHVANGAVYKLNYDLVADLEPVVLLPSNPMIVVSKNAVPATSLKELLDWLKSRPSPPTAGTAGAGSGSHIAGVYFESVSGIKLQYVPYRGTAPALNDLIAGQIDIIVDQTSNSINQVRAGTIRAYAITDDRRLSSAPDIPTAEEAGLKGFNMTLWSGMWVPKGTPKAIVAKLNAAAVEALNDPGVKKQLESQGLEMTPQDQLTPEALGARQKAEIAKWWPMIKAANIKVE, encoded by the coding sequence ATGAAGGCCGCCTGGGCTGCGCTGATTGCTATTCTCGCTGTTGCAGGCGCCGCGCGCGCCGACGACTATCCCTCGCGTCCCATCACCATCATCGTTCCCTTCGCCGCCGGCGGTCCGTCGGATGCGATGGCGCGAGTGCTTGCCGAGCGGATGCGGACATCGCTTGGGCAGCCGCTGGTGATCGAGAACGTCACCGGCGCGGGCGGCTCGATCGGCGTCGGCCGCGCCGTGCATTCGGCCCCCGACGGCTACACGATCTCGTTCGGCCATCTCGGCACCCACGTCGCCAACGGCGCCGTCTACAAGCTCAATTACGACCTGGTCGCGGACCTGGAGCCGGTGGTGCTGCTGCCGAGCAATCCGATGATCGTCGTCAGCAAGAACGCGGTGCCCGCGACCTCGCTGAAGGAGCTGCTGGACTGGCTGAAGTCGCGACCGTCGCCGCCGACCGCCGGCACCGCCGGCGCGGGCTCGGGTAGCCACATCGCCGGGGTCTATTTCGAGAGCGTCAGCGGCATCAAGCTGCAATACGTACCGTATCGCGGCACCGCGCCCGCCCTGAACGATCTCATTGCCGGCCAGATCGACATCATCGTCGACCAGACCTCGAACTCCATCAACCAGGTCCGCGCCGGCACCATTCGCGCCTACGCCATCACCGATGACAGGCGCCTGTCGTCGGCGCCCGACATCCCGACGGCGGAGGAGGCGGGCCTGAAGGGCTTCAACATGACGCTCTGGTCCGGCATGTGGGTGCCGAAGGGCACGCCAAAGGCGATCGTCGCCAAGCTCAATGCCGCTGCCGTGGAAGCGCTGAACGATCCCGGCGTGAAGAAGCAGCTCGAAAGTCAGGGGCTTGAGATGACACCCCAGGATCAGCTCACGCCCGAGGCCCTGGGCGCCCGCCAGAAGGCGGAGATCGCGAAGTGGTGGCCAATGATCAAGGCGGCGAACATCAAGGTGGAGTGA
- a CDS encoding PAS domain-containing sensor histidine kinase: MMPGQIAKLGNSAAQFLLGGLAALRSLGNAGKGEPATGDGWRQDNADLRDAVKQWRQVFEHNPVMYFMVDPAGTVLNVNTFGAAQLGYTAAELTGQSVLNVFFEEDRDFVRRCVGLCLETVDQSHTWEIRKIRKDGSVLWVRENAKAMRRGDGTPIVLVACENITQRKEAEDALRQSEAYLAQAQELSRTGSFGLSLATREAVWSRETFRIFQCDPQVKPTLDFVFQRIHPEDRNAVSKTLDRAFREVGDFDHEYRLLMPDGTIKYLHSVARVVRHGSGHIEFVGAVTDVTTAKETEQRLRRSEAYLTEAQRLSHTSSWAWNVRSQEFAYRSAELYRLFGFNPDQIDLSAQAFQQRILAEDFRRIVDVERQAIRQKQPFEVDFRILRPDGSVRHVHTEGHPVVGGDGDVTEIIGTHVDVTEQFAARQALQKAFDELKLSEQRFRDYAETASDWFWESGPDHRITRISEHADTAGPVPTGVIGLARWDIPPDAELEPEKWERHRATLDAHLPFRDLVYRSKDRNGSPIYVRTSGKPLHDANGNFLGYRGVSSDVTAAIRAEQAEEALRKAQAELAHVTRVTMLGELTASIAHEINQPLAAVISNADACIGWLGREPAQLNAARRSVEWIVEDANRASEVIRRIRTLAKKTEIEMAPVDMNQLVRETVALVRRELATHAVSVRMELASALPSVCGDRIQLQQVLINLVMNGIEAMHANVDRPRELAIRSSQASEHGEGRMLLIVTDSGVGLGDGATERIFTPFFTTKPSGLGMGLSICRSIIEAHAGRLSAFPNDGSGATFQIALPLPIEDTS, encoded by the coding sequence ATGATGCCTGGCCAGATCGCAAAACTAGGGAATTCGGCCGCGCAATTCCTGCTCGGCGGCCTTGCGGCGCTTCGATCTCTCGGCAATGCGGGGAAAGGCGAGCCCGCGACTGGGGATGGCTGGCGGCAGGACAATGCCGACCTGCGCGACGCCGTGAAGCAATGGCGACAAGTGTTCGAGCACAATCCGGTCATGTATTTCATGGTCGATCCGGCCGGAACGGTGCTCAACGTAAATACATTTGGCGCCGCGCAACTGGGCTACACGGCGGCCGAGTTGACCGGCCAATCTGTGCTGAACGTCTTTTTCGAAGAGGACCGCGATTTCGTCCGTCGCTGTGTCGGGCTGTGCCTGGAAACCGTGGACCAGTCGCACACCTGGGAGATTCGCAAGATCCGGAAGGACGGCTCGGTTCTCTGGGTCCGTGAGAACGCCAAGGCCATGCGACGCGGCGACGGCACGCCGATCGTGCTGGTCGCCTGCGAAAACATCACCCAGCGCAAGGAGGCGGAGGATGCGCTGCGGCAGAGCGAGGCCTACCTTGCCCAAGCGCAGGAGTTGAGCCGCACCGGCAGCTTCGGCCTGAGCCTGGCAACCCGCGAGGCCGTCTGGTCCAGGGAGACCTTTCGCATCTTCCAATGTGACCCGCAGGTCAAACCGACGCTCGATTTCGTTTTCCAGCGCATTCATCCGGAAGATCGCAATGCGGTCAGCAAGACCCTTGATCGGGCCTTCCGTGAGGTCGGCGATTTCGACCATGAGTATCGCCTGCTGATGCCCGATGGAACCATCAAATATCTCCATTCCGTGGCACGCGTGGTGAGACATGGATCCGGCCACATCGAGTTTGTCGGAGCGGTCACTGACGTCACTACGGCAAAGGAAACCGAACAGCGGCTGCGTCGCAGCGAAGCCTATCTGACCGAAGCCCAGCGCCTCAGCCACACGAGCAGCTGGGCCTGGAACGTGCGCAGTCAGGAGTTTGCCTACCGATCGGCCGAACTCTATCGCCTGTTCGGATTCAACCCGGACCAGATCGATCTGTCGGCGCAGGCTTTCCAACAACGGATCCTCGCCGAAGACTTTCGCCGGATCGTCGATGTGGAACGTCAGGCAATCCGGCAAAAGCAGCCTTTCGAAGTTGATTTTCGGATTTTGCGTCCGGACGGTTCCGTACGGCACGTCCATACGGAGGGGCATCCCGTCGTCGGCGGGGACGGCGATGTCACGGAAATCATCGGCACCCACGTCGATGTCACCGAGCAGTTTGCCGCCAGACAAGCGCTGCAAAAAGCCTTTGACGAGCTCAAGCTGTCCGAGCAGCGATTTCGCGACTATGCCGAAACCGCCTCGGACTGGTTTTGGGAGAGCGGGCCGGACCACCGTATCACACGGATTTCGGAACATGCCGACACGGCCGGTCCCGTGCCCACGGGCGTGATCGGTCTCGCCCGTTGGGACATTCCACCCGATGCCGAGCTCGAGCCCGAGAAGTGGGAGCGGCATCGCGCGACGCTCGATGCCCACCTTCCGTTTCGCGACCTGGTCTACCGAAGCAAGGATCGCAACGGATCTCCGATCTACGTGCGCACCAGCGGCAAGCCCTTGCACGACGCGAACGGCAACTTTCTCGGCTATCGTGGCGTCAGCAGCGACGTGACGGCGGCCATCCGCGCCGAGCAGGCCGAAGAAGCGCTGCGCAAGGCGCAAGCCGAACTAGCTCACGTGACGCGTGTCACGATGCTCGGCGAACTTACGGCCTCGATCGCCCACGAGATCAATCAGCCCTTGGCCGCCGTGATCTCCAATGCGGATGCCTGTATCGGATGGCTCGGCCGCGAACCAGCCCAACTGAATGCCGCACGCCGTTCCGTGGAATGGATCGTCGAGGACGCCAATCGCGCCAGCGAGGTGATCCGCCGGATCAGAACGCTTGCGAAGAAGACCGAGATCGAGATGGCTCCGGTCGACATGAACCAGCTCGTCAGGGAGACGGTGGCGCTCGTCCGCCGCGAGCTTGCCACCCATGCCGTGTCGGTACGAATGGAGCTGGCGTCCGCTCTACCCAGCGTTTGCGGCGACCGGATCCAGCTGCAGCAGGTGCTGATCAACCTGGTCATGAACGGGATTGAAGCCATGCACGCCAATGTGGACCGTCCGCGCGAGCTTGCGATCCGCTCCAGCCAGGCGAGCGAGCACGGCGAAGGCCGCATGCTCCTGATCGTGACAGACAGCGGGGTCGGCCTCGGCGACGGCGCGACGGAGCGCATCTTCACACCTTTCTTCACGACAAAGCCGAGCGGCCTGGGGATGGGACTGTCGATCTGCCGATCGATCATCGAGGCTCATGCGGGCCGGCTCTCGGCCTTCCCCAATGACGGAAGCGGAGCAACATTCCAGATTGCCCTGCCCTTGCCGATCGAGGACACGTCGTGA
- a CDS encoding response regulator transcription factor produces MTDHPKVATVQTSSDDPIVLIVDDDPSMRRALTNLFQSVGLKVEAFGSAAEIMEAKPPAVPSCLVLDIRLPGSSGFDLQSDLAKANIHTPIIFITGHGDIPMTVRAMKSGAIDFLTKPVRDQDMLDAVQAAIERDRKRRNAEESVAGVRSRFEGLSARQRDILALVASGLMNKQVAAELGLAEITVKIYRGQIMRKMGAKSLADLVRMVEALGISRPGGKVQT; encoded by the coding sequence GTGACCGACCATCCCAAGGTGGCGACGGTGCAGACGAGTTCCGACGATCCGATCGTCTTGATCGTCGACGACGATCCATCGATGCGCCGTGCGCTCACCAACCTCTTTCAATCCGTCGGCCTCAAGGTCGAGGCTTTCGGCTCCGCGGCGGAGATCATGGAAGCCAAGCCACCGGCGGTCCCCAGCTGCCTTGTGCTCGACATCCGCCTGCCGGGCTCAAGCGGCTTTGACCTGCAGTCGGACCTAGCGAAGGCGAACATTCACACGCCCATTATCTTCATCACCGGTCATGGTGATATTCCGATGACCGTCAGGGCCATGAAGAGCGGCGCCATCGATTTTCTGACCAAGCCGGTGCGCGACCAGGACATGCTGGATGCGGTTCAGGCCGCGATCGAACGGGATCGCAAGCGACGCAATGCCGAGGAGTCGGTCGCGGGAGTGCGGTCCCGATTCGAGGGTTTGAGCGCGCGCCAGCGCGACATCCTCGCCCTGGTGGCGTCCGGCCTGATGAACAAGCAAGTCGCTGCCGAGCTCGGATTGGCTGAGATTACCGTCAAGATCTACCGCGGGCAGATCATGCGGAAAATGGGCGCCAAGTCGTTGGCCGATCTCGTCAGAATGGTGGAGGCGCTCGGAATCTCACGCCCGGGCGGAAAGGTGCAAACCTAA
- a CDS encoding transglycosylase SLT domain-containing protein, translating to MNQCLRSLACVVAVAALAFIPTELAAKSGHKSSAPKKTHEAKTGKQRHASAGKARHGKHAEAKRKSKKQDDAPSDKPAAPPLTGDLAALKDAIDLARKGKTEDASAARDRIADPAGQKLADWFMLRHSESTANFKRYAAFLAANPDWPSSALLRRRAEARLWQEKANAATVHKFTMDRPTSAKGKFALARVLMTEGDSDRAARLVRDAWRTDELSERSEEDSYQAFRDLLTAEDHRARMDKRLGAKDYAGARRAAKRLGEDALAIVKACAAVTGKASKAKDYLEDISAEARRDLGYVLCRAQWHLQNDRIDDAAEVILAAAPDTMAAQDTDAWWRERRLLARKLLDQGKFKTAYDLVRSAAVPAMEVYRADYHFMCGWIALRYLDDPKAAMTHFAAIDEGSANPIALSRAHYWRGRAAEAMNAPADARLSYQAAARYPTAYYGQLARARLGLDRIELRAPSPVLAAVDAPPADERVRAADMLYGVGERDMVFYFAEDFAKESTDVAALEALGELAGRRNDARVMLEVGKSALARGLALDHYAFPTIGIPEHKQVAPTIDPSVIYSVARTESSFDQRDKSAANAVGLMQVTPEAGRDTAKRFGLTYDWDKMVSDPVYNTQMGAAELSALMSEYRGNQIMTFAGYNAGRGRVREWVQARGDPRDPKVDPIDWVERIPLSETRNYVQRVIENVLVYRARFEASSVVAAKSEQRVTTPNRGAMPTASAAAAAP from the coding sequence ATGAACCAGTGCCTACGCTCGCTCGCGTGTGTCGTTGCCGTGGCCGCTTTGGCCTTCATCCCTACAGAGCTGGCAGCGAAGAGCGGTCACAAATCGTCCGCGCCGAAGAAGACGCATGAGGCGAAAACCGGCAAGCAGCGCCACGCCTCCGCGGGCAAGGCGCGGCACGGCAAGCATGCCGAGGCCAAGCGCAAGTCGAAGAAGCAGGACGACGCGCCCTCGGACAAGCCGGCAGCCCCGCCGCTGACTGGCGATCTCGCCGCGCTGAAGGATGCCATCGATCTCGCGCGGAAGGGCAAGACCGAGGACGCCAGCGCGGCGCGCGACCGCATTGCCGACCCGGCCGGACAGAAACTCGCCGACTGGTTTATGCTGCGCCATTCCGAAAGCACGGCGAATTTCAAGCGCTACGCCGCCTTCCTCGCCGCCAATCCGGACTGGCCGAGCAGCGCGCTGCTCCGCCGCCGCGCCGAGGCGCGGCTGTGGCAGGAGAAGGCCAACGCGGCGACCGTGCACAAATTCACGATGGACCGGCCGACCAGCGCCAAGGGCAAGTTCGCGCTCGCCCGCGTGCTGATGACCGAGGGCGACAGCGACAGGGCCGCGCGTCTCGTGCGCGATGCCTGGCGCACGGACGAATTGTCCGAGCGCAGTGAGGAGGATTCCTACCAAGCGTTCCGCGATCTCCTGACCGCCGAGGATCATCGCGCCCGCATGGACAAGCGGCTCGGCGCCAAGGACTATGCGGGGGCGCGGCGCGCAGCCAAGCGGCTCGGCGAGGATGCGCTCGCGATCGTCAAGGCCTGCGCCGCAGTCACCGGCAAGGCTAGCAAGGCCAAGGATTACCTGGAGGACATTTCGGCCGAGGCGCGCCGCGACCTCGGCTATGTGCTGTGCCGCGCGCAATGGCATCTCCAGAATGACCGCATCGACGACGCGGCCGAGGTGATCCTGGCCGCCGCGCCCGATACGATGGCGGCGCAAGACACCGACGCCTGGTGGCGCGAGCGCCGCCTGCTCGCGCGAAAGCTGCTCGACCAGGGCAAGTTCAAAACCGCCTATGATTTGGTGCGCTCGGCAGCCGTGCCCGCGATGGAGGTCTATCGCGCCGACTATCACTTCATGTGCGGCTGGATCGCGCTGCGCTATCTCGATGATCCCAAGGCGGCGATGACGCATTTCGCCGCGATCGACGAAGGCTCCGCCAATCCGATCGCGCTGTCGCGCGCGCATTATTGGCGCGGCCGCGCGGCCGAGGCAATGAACGCACCGGCCGATGCGCGCCTGAGCTATCAGGCGGCGGCGCGCTATCCGACCGCCTATTACGGCCAGCTCGCGCGCGCCAGGCTCGGTCTCGACCGCATCGAGCTGCGTGCGCCCTCGCCCGTGCTGGCAGCAGTCGACGCGCCGCCCGCGGACGAGCGCGTGCGCGCCGCCGACATGCTCTACGGCGTCGGTGAGCGCGACATGGTGTTTTACTTCGCCGAGGATTTTGCCAAGGAGAGCACCGACGTCGCCGCACTGGAAGCGCTCGGCGAGCTCGCCGGCCGGCGCAACGATGCGCGCGTGATGCTGGAGGTCGGCAAGTCGGCGCTGGCGCGCGGGCTCGCGCTCGATCACTACGCCTTCCCGACCATCGGCATCCCTGAACATAAGCAGGTGGCGCCCACGATCGATCCCAGCGTGATCTATTCGGTGGCGCGCACCGAAAGCTCGTTCGACCAGCGCGACAAATCGGCCGCCAACGCAGTCGGGCTGATGCAGGTGACGCCGGAAGCGGGCCGCGACACCGCAAAGCGCTTCGGCCTGACCTATGACTGGGACAAGATGGTCTCCGATCCCGTCTACAACACGCAGATGGGCGCGGCCGAGCTCAGTGCGCTGATGTCGGAATACCGCGGCAACCAGATCATGACCTTCGCCGGCTACAATGCCGGCCGGGGCCGCGTGCGCGAATGGGTGCAGGCGCGCGGCGACCCCAGGGATCCCAAGGTCGATCCGATCGACTGGGTCGAGCGCATCCCGCTGTCGGAGACGCGCAACTACGTCCAGCGCGTGATCGAGAACGTGCTGGTCTATCGTGCGAGGTTTGAGGCCAGCAGCGTCGTCGCGGCGAAGTCCGAGCAGCGCGTTACGACGCCGAACAGGGGCGCGATGCCGACGGCATCGGCCGCAGCCGCCGCGCCCTAG